The following nucleotide sequence is from Diospyros lotus cultivar Yz01 chromosome 3, ASM1463336v1, whole genome shotgun sequence.
GGTCTTACCtgcttaaatataaaattgcaaaaataaattttttcttaacatttatttaattaagttaagaTTTACATAAGTATTCCGTTAGTGTCATGAAATAATACAACTTCTTCTAAATGACAaacttgataaaatattaaaatctccCTTCATAACTGCCGCTTCTCTTTTTAAACGAGTCTCTTGCCTACGGACTATGCCACTGCCTTCATCTTTGATCATTTCATTTGGGTTCCCAAAGTTCAACTTCCACCTTGAAATGACAGCTCTTTTCCCAGAACTCAAAAGCTCCATTAGTTATTCATTCCatgaaaatttaataattaaaaaaaataaactcccAAGTCATTTCACAAGATTACGAAGGGCCGAGCGAATCGGAGACGAAGACGAAGGGCTAGCCATTTAGCTTCAGCCCTTCATCTATGACTTTCCAGCCTTTTGTCTCCGAGTCTCCGCCTTCGTCTTCGTCTCTAACCCTTCGTCTTTGTCATTGTCTCCGGCCCTTCGTCATTGTCTCCAATCGCCAGCGATGACATCACAAGTGTTGTAATGAGTTCCGAAAGAGATGTCGCCAGCGCCGAACGTAGGGGCGTGGGTTCTGTTCCCACTTCCCATTGCCACTGGAGGgagggaaggagaaagaagcCGATGGTACCATTCCTTTGAAGAAGCATGGGTTATTCATATCGAGTCAGCGGAAGTTTCTTGGCCATAGACCAGAGCCGGCCCTATAGTAAGGCCAGCAAGGCAGGTGCCTGGGGCCCCCAATTTAAGAGGgctctaaattttaaaaatttgttatttatatatatatttattttttaataataaatattttattaaaaaattaaatacaaaatattatttgatgaaaatatcaatGATGATAAAACAAAATCTGTTAAAAAATCCAttagagttgattattttatgtacacGATTGATCAAGTTATTTCTTCACTTCGAAATAGGTTTGAGTAATttggaatatatgaaaaaaaaattagatttctatgcaattttaagaaattaaaatcaatggatgaagaTGTTTTAAAAGGATATTGTTTCAATCTTAAAAATGTTCTTAAATTTGATAGACTTTCTAATATAGatgatttagatttatttttagaattaagagtgttaagagaaactttttaaaaagaaaaaaatagtacattgaaaattcttcactacatcaaaatagttgattattttccaaatgcatatattgttgcttatagaatattattcacaATTCCAGTTTCAGTAACTTCTgctgtaaaaaaaatttcaaaattgaaattgataaagtcatATTTAAGGTCAAGTATGTAgcaagaaatattaaatagattagctatattatccattgaacatggtttattagataaacttaattatggatatttaattaatgattttatatctcaaaaggcaataaaaattaattttacataaaactgAATATAATTCAACGCATATTTGTGGAATAAAATTTGCTCATTATTGGTGAACTTTACATTTGTAATGTTATCagtttaatactttattttgttttcttttataagaaaattaggaatgtatagttttttactCGAGTTGCACTGACCTTtttagagtttcaagaaaaaattagttttattttttctttgtttattgtaataggttgtttaacattttttaatctctgatatattatattttagttaaaaattcattatcattaagaaattatcaaattttgtagttgattgaactttaacttttttttctaatttaatgaaatgataaaactttttagtaaaaaatatattatttatttttttataaaaaaattaatatcccTAAGAAGGTCTCCATAAATTTTTTTGCCTATAACTCCCAAATTGGTCGGGCCGGCGCTgttagacatggccaaaattgaaccggaccggcggttcgaaccggacccggaacctgTCGAACCGGAACctgccgaaccggaaccggaaccggactgaaccggcgaaattcggtccggttccggttcaaggttccggggaaccggaacCCAGGTTCCGGTTCTGCCGAATCGgaacaaccccccctccccccgtgcagcacccctccccccccaacggtccaaaattggaccgttggcagccaacggtccaattccaattttattaatttttttttttaattttataattcctatctatatatacccctccctcccccactcatttttcacacacactctctctctctctcaagtctcaagctattattctctcaattttgtctctcatttaatatttcaatttcaatttcttcaatcttctcattttgttatttatcaatttattcaattatattgttaattatttattacttgttactatattattttatcattattatatttttttattatcatacttttttcaaaaaaatggcaagtgaaggtagaaattttgaaaatgttgaaaatgttgagtttgaaactcaaaattttcaaacacaagagagtgaaactcaacaaaagggaggtggagaAATTtttacttctgatatttttaatattcatttcaagaaaacaccaaaaggagatggtaaatttgatgtatcttgtaattattgtaatcaagtatacaaattcaagcaaagaggtggatatggtactttcgcccgacatttgcaaacaaagcacccgctcaaggttggattgagccgcgatcaaacacaaatatccgggtttgctacctcttcaaactctcatcaattatttcattataatgaagctaattgtaggtctggtttagctgaaatggtagcaattgatcatttatcttttagtttttgtgaaaaattaggttttactcgattttgtcaaaactttgttaatcctagttttaaatcaattcctagaaatactttgaaaaggaatttgttaaaattgtttaaaaactcaaaaattgaattgataacatattttcaaaacaataatattaatgtttctatttgtagtgatatttggagtgatcattggcaaactcattcatatatgggtattacttgtcattgggttgatgaaaattatgttttacaaaaaagaattcatgcgtatcgatgttttgatgaaagtcataatttttcttgttactatggtatttgatcctaggtgtaaatttgatggtttaattgagtgtttgtctaactattattcgttgttaggattagaaaataatgaagaaattgatgtgaatattataatttctgaggttagaactttatgcaatcaattatatgaagcatatgttattgctcctagtagtgaagaatcatttccatccatggcttcgcattcctcttcctcccaaccaatgaaatggggtcataaatttttagatcaaaggaggaaaaaacctagatcgagctcacattcggagctcgaaacttatctaaccacagtttttgagtttggtgatgatacaggtttaaattttgaaattttggagtggtggaaaaggcacaaggagacatttccaactcttgcaattattgcaagtcaacttcttgcagttccagcttcaactgtagccgttgaacaaacattcagtagtggaggcaacattttggacgaaagaagatcaagattggctccagaatcattggaagctcaagtttgcctcgatgattgggaaagagctaacatgcgacgtcaagaagaatttatccattcatcatcatctgacgaatgggttaatgatggttcaacaacggcgacttccgactccaatgaagatgcgtaggatccaagtctatattttattttttttcacatttgtaaaaattaattacttgtattacatttttgttgtaattattttttaatgaaattaagtctaattctattttttattttttatttttcacatttgtaaaaattaattacttgtattacatacttgtttagttgttttaattatttttaataaaattattacttatatttcttcaatttttagtagtgtttttttattaaaaatatggttgagaatatttatatttacaattacatttaacaattaaaaatcgaaaccaaaccgaaccgaacaacggaacaaggaccaaaattgaatacaacaatatttaaaaaaaattaaaaaaattcggtttgaaccggaaccggaaccgttgaccgaaccggctcaaaccgttgaccgaatcggtccaaaccgttgaccgaatcggcacgaaccgaaaccgaaaccgaaccgtcccaaaccgcccttgagCGGTTTGATTCaggttcaaaaatttcttgaaccggaaccgacGGTTCATGAATCGTGGCCATGTTTAGGCGCTGTCATAAGGTCTACATCATCGTTTCAGAAAAGTCTCCTTCATTTGGCCTACGCCAATTCCTTCAACGTGACTAGTTGGGTTCCCAACTTCAGCATCCATCTTGAATTGACAGGTTTTAGCTCATTTATATATGGTCCATCCCCCTTTTTTTTAATCACGGGGCTTCCTTGTTGCAGTGATCTTTATTGAGTTCTGTCTCATGCGAGGTACGGGTTCTGCTTGATTCttgttttggttttatataCTCAAATCGGGGTGAATATGTCATACATATTCTTGAGTTTCGCTGTGCTTCAAATTGATCTCTCTTTCTGCTCTCGTCTTTGGGAACGGTGAAATTGAGATACGCATCACGTAAAGATTCTTCAGCTTCTTtgttcttcaaattaatttctccATTTATCTTCGTCTTCTGTTCCTCGCGTTGTTTCTCGGATTTTAATATGTGCATCAAGCTTCATGTAATTTTTATCTGGGCgagaatttcttattttattcatattatctttcTATTGATTCTGTTTGGGTGAATGCTGTTTCTGTTAGAATTCCTTTCAATTTCTAGGGTTCTCTAGCTTTCTTATCTGGTGATAGCAGTTTCTCTTTTAATCTCTTTTAGTTACCTTTGTCGTAGTTCTTTCTCTTTGGTTTGGTGTTTTAATTTAGCTTATACAAGCTGTCAGTTTTGAACATCAGCAGACCACAGGTTTAGTTCTTGAAGTTGGATTTCCGTCAAATTTCTGTACCAGGAAGGTGTCCATGGATTTGCATCACTGGTCATTTTCTGGTTCCACGGACGGATGTGAGTCAAAACAGGAGTCTGTTTCAGCCTATTCATATCCTAATTCGATTACAAGATTTCAACTTGAAGATGTGAACCGACAATATGAATACGCGAATGTTCTCCCCATTTCAGATGGTCCAGCCCCTGCAATTCACTCCACGGATTTGTCTGTGAGCTGTAGTGGAGATTCTGCAGAAAAATATGATTTCTGTGACTCTGTTCTCAAGTACATAGACCAGGTATTAATGGAAGATGACATGGAAGACAAGGCCTTCATGTTTGAGGACTCCACTCTTCATGCTGCTGAGAAATACTTCTATGATATACTTAATGAAAGATATCCTTCCGTGCCCAATCTGGTGATGCCTCGTGAGGAAACAACTAGCGACCAATGTGGCAACAGTTACGGTGGCAGCTCTCCTGATGCTGACAACTTGGTTAAATTTGGTGCAAGTATATCTCCACTTGTGCACAATCCTTCTGTCGACCATTCATTACCGAGTAACTCACCATCATTTTCCTCTAGAAGATTCCCTTGTCATAGTGTTATTGAACCCGTGAAGTCTGTTGTGAATTGGGGGGGGATAGAGAATCCAAGGAACATTATACCTAGTGAAAATGGCgtaacttttaattttgagaaCAGATTAGCATCAGCTATAGCAAAGGAAAAGGTTTGGCAAACGACAGCCAAGCTGGAAAAGGATGAAGGGGACTGGCAGGGTAGTTTATTGAGGGGAAGAAAAAGTCTTGACCGAGAGGAGAGTGCCTTAGAAAAAGGGAGAAGTAACAAGCAGCCGGCAGTAGATGTTGAGGAGTCTGTTTTACACGAGATGTTTGAGAAGGTATTGTCCTTTGGCGAGTCTGCATTACACACTTCTGACAATGACCTGCCAACCGAGGCAGgcagaaaggggagagaatatGAGCAAGCAGAAATATATGATGAAGAAAGAACCTACTACAAGAAAGGAATTGCAAAAAAGGAAGCACTTGATATGAGGCGACTCCTGATTCGGTGCATGCAATCTGTGGCAGACAATGATCTGATGACAGCAACTAAACTACTGAAGCGTATAAGGTTGCATTCATCTCCACTGGGTGATGCATCCCAGAGGTTGGCTCATTACTTTGCTAATGGTCTCGAGGCACGCTTGACCAGTTCTAGGACCCCAGAGTATAAACCGTTTTCTGTCCTGAGCTTAGTGGAAGCTGATGTTTGGAAAGGTTGTAAATTGTACGTTTCAGCATTCCCTTTCGTGGGGATTTCTTTTTTCGTTACAACCCAAATGATCATGGAACTGGCTGAGAAAGCTAGTTGTCTTCACATTATTCATTTTGGTATTCTTCATGGCGTCCAATGGCCCCTGCTTATTCGGCGTTTATCTGAAAGACCTGGTGGACCTCCCAAGCTTCGCATAACGGCAATAGATCTTCCCCAAATTGGTTTTCGACCAGATGCAAGGGTTAAGGAAACAGGACGGCGTTTAGCAACTTATTGTGAGAAGTTGAAGGTTCCATTTGAGTACAATGGCTTCGGACAAAAATGGGAAACTGTTAGTGTTGAGGATCTCAGGATTCAGAGCGAGGAGGTGCTTGTTGTTAACAGTTTGTACCTGTTTCAAGACTTACTTGATGACACAGTTACAGAGCGTAGTCCAAGGGATGCAGTTTTAAACTTAATCAGGAGGATTAATCCAGATATTTTCATACATGGAGTCGTTAATGGGACCTATAATTCCCCATTTTTTGTATCACGGTTCCGCGAGTGTCTTTTCCGTTACTCTTCACTGTTTGATATGTTGGATGCTAATGTGCCGCGTCATAATCAGGATAGAATCACGCTTGAGAGGGAAATGTATGGGATGCCCATTTTGAATGTCATAGCATGTGAAGGGTTAGATAGAGTTGAAAGGCCAGAGACATACAGGCAATGGGAGATTCGGACACTCAGGGCAGGGTTCAAGCAGCTTCCTTTGAACCAGGAGATTCTTAAGGAAGTAAGGGCTAAGATCAAATCATCGTATCACAAGGACTTTTTTATCGACAAGGCTGACAAGTGGATGATATATGGATGGAGAGGTCGAGCCCTCTTTGCCATCTCGTCTTGGAAGCCTGCCTAGCTAGCTGTTAGGTAAGCCTCTATAGCATAGGATAGTGAAACTATATACAAACTTTTATGACTTCTTGTTTTAGTTAAACATGATTCTCTATTATTAAGGACAGTGAATATCTTTAACGTTATGCATGCATAATGTTTActgtttaatttcttttgatttcaaatcTCCCTTGTTTTGTTGTCTGTATTTTCTGCTATCCTAAGATAACCACAACAACCACTATCAGACTCACTCCATTTAGTACGCAAATATTTGTATGTTAAACTCTGGCCAAAGGAGGCCGCTATATCTTCTTACGATTGGGCCATCCCTAGGGACAATGCCgccttttcttattcttttttatgtttgtgtttgtgtgtgtttgctaAAGCTGTTTAGCAGGTATCTGCAGCTAGAGGTgagcaaaaattcaaaaaattcaaattaaccGAACGGAATCGACTGAAAATGACAATTCAGTTCGGTTCAATTTGTAGAACAGTTCAATTCGGTTAGATTTTTTGAGTATTTCGATTAAATATCTATTtagagaattaaaataattgaactgaccaaaatattaaaaaatggcgtcattttttattgaattaactCAGTCACTCATAAAATGCTCGTTTTTTAATTTGgttagagaaaattagagaagCAAAGCACTGCCCTCCCCAACTACCCCTCCCCCTCCCATTCGACCTATCCTCTTTGCCTTTCGCCCTTTACCCTCTCCGAGTCTCCACTCTCCATTCTCGAAATTGGAGTCAATTTTCGAACTGATTTTCGATAGACAAACTCATTGTTTGCCTCTGTCTATGTCTTCTTCgactcttcttcatttttcgtcttctatcttcaatttttgtttcgttttcttcaattttcgTCCCTCTCGTCTCGACTCGACGTCACCATCCTGCATCCCTCACGACTCTCCACAACGCTGACCGTTGTCTTCTACTCTTGTTCATCCCTCTGGTGAGCCTAGTCTGCGACTCTCCGTTGCCGATCCACACTCCCTGCGACTCGCCGACTATTTTCTCCTTCATCCATCTAGTTTGCGACTTGCCCATGGTCGATTGTCATATTTTTCGTCTTCTTCCATTCTTCATCCATCTCCTCTACAATTTATCCATCGTGGACTATCATCTTAAAAGTTTGACTTTTTTGTTGAACTGATCAAACTAAGTTATATTtcagcctatttgatctattcTGTCAGTGGAGCAATTCAGTTGATTGGGttcgatttttttgttttaattcaatttattgttTTATCAAACCAATCGAATGTTCATCCCTAATGACAACCTTGCTGTGCAAATTtgattacttttcttttttttgggtctaGTTTTGAACTAAAAGTCTGAAAACAGCATGAATGGAATTCGAACAAGTTTGGCATGCTTTTCCCATAGAAACTGCTTATTAAATGCACTAAATTCTCAAGCATCCTGATGGGGCTTCTCATGATATATGGGAATTATCGTGGCTTCCTAACGTGCAAAGGAAGCGATGCTTTAATCTATTGACTCTGCAAATGATCAAAGTCTGATAATTTAGTCAATTGATTGTTACAAAAGCACTTTAGTCTTCACAATAACTGTCGTCGCATCATAGCATATCACGCTACCACCACGACTTTTGATCTTAgaagcataaaataaaaatgcatgGTCTCAGCCAGTTCAGTTGTTGTTGgaacattttcaacattaaaagcatttctttttaaaatatcatatttatcaATGAAAAGATATAATTGTTTATtcattaactatcaaaataattacttaaaatagtTCCAACTGCAGTAAAATACCTTAGTGGTTATGCTAAGAGTTTCAACTCTTAATCATGAAGggatattactttttttttatcaaagaaTAGTTATTTGGAGGTTATATTCAATGGTCACGATTATTCATAAAGGGATATTACACTTTTAAGAATAGAAAAGTTATATTGATGATTATTGTAATTGTCATAACATTACACGAAATGTATTAAGGATAGTTATAATTGTGACCATTTGAAAAAGTCATTTAAGTTTTAAGAAAGTATAAATAACTTTACAATACATGTGTGGaaagttttgtttttgttttttttttttgttaagtttttatcACCTTTTACTATTCacttcaaatatttcaaatcaaataaggaaatttgcaaaaataggactctcGGTAGGaaactttgcaaaaataagacactttaaaaatctttgcaaaaataggacttttgaatatatattagacaaaaatacccttacttTTAAGTTAACTCTTTCCgtgttcttttttcttctttttcaatagatttttcattctctctctattactctatatatataaggtacatatatatatatatccatctattatttttttttcttttatcactcTCTGTAacctaaatatatgtatatatattgttcatgTTTAATAATTGGATTCAAGAGATGTGggtctctctctttttctctccattgtgtatacatatattatacat
It contains:
- the LOC127796598 gene encoding scarecrow-like protein 14 isoform X6, whose translation is MDLHHWSFSGSTDGCESKQESVSAYSYPNSITRFQLEDVNRQYEYANVLPISDGPAPAIHSTDLSVSCSGDSAEKYDFCDSVLKYIDQVLMEDDMEDKAFMFEDSTLHAAEKYFYDILNERYPSVPNLVMPREETTSDQCGNSYGGSSPDADNLVKFGASISPLVHNPSVDHSLPSNSPSFSSRRFPCHSVIEPVKSVVNWGGIENPRNIIPSENGVTFNFENRLASAIAKEKVWQTTAKLEKDEGDWQGSLLRGRKSLDREESALEKGRSNKQPAVDVEESVLHEMFEKVLSFGESALHTSDNDLPTEAGRKGREYEQAEIYDEERTYYKKGIAKKEALDMRRLLIRCMQSVADNDLMTATKLLKRIRLHSSPLGDASQRLAHYFANGLEARLTSSRTPEYKPFSVLSLVEADVWKGCKLYVSAFPFVGISFFVTTQMIMELAEKASCLHIIHFGILHGVQWPLLIRRLSERPGGPPKLRITAIDLPQIGFRPDARVKETGRRLATYCEKLKVPFEYNGFGQKWETVSVEDLRIQSEEVLVVNSLYLFQDLLDDTVTERSPRDAVLNLIRRINPDIFIHGVVNGTYNSPFFVSRFRECLFRYSSLFDMLDANVPRHNQDRITLEREMYGMPILNVIACEGLDRVERPETYRQWEIRTLRAGFKQLPLNQEILKEVRAKIKSSYHKDFFIDKADKWMIYGWRGRALFAISSWKPA
- the LOC127796598 gene encoding scarecrow-like protein 14 isoform X11, whose protein sequence is MDLHHWSFSGSTDGYGPAPAIHSTDLSVSCSGDSAEKYDFCDSVLKYIDQVLMEDDMEDKAFMFEDSTLHAAEKYFYDILNERYPSVPNLVMPREETTSDQCGNSYGGSSPDADNLVKFGASISPLVHNPSVDHSLPSNSPSFSSRRFPCHSVIEPVKSVVNWGGIENPRNIIPSENGVTFNFENRLASAIAKEKVWQTTAKLEKDEGDWQGSLLRGRKSLDREESALEKGRSNKQPAVDVEESVLHEMFEKVLSFGESALHTSDNDLPTEAGRKGREYEQAEIYDEERTYYKKGIAKKEALDMRRLLIRCMQSVADNDLMTATKLLKRIRLHSSPLGDASQRLAHYFANGLEARLTSSRTPEYKPFSVLSLVEADVWKGCKLYVSAFPFVGISFFVTTQMIMELAEKASCLHIIHFGILHGVQWPLLIRRLSERPGGPPKLRITAIDLPQIGFRPDARVKETGRRLATYCEKLKVPFEYNGFGQKWETVSVEDLRIQSEEVLVVNSLYLFQDLLDDTVTERSPRDAVLNLIRRINPDIFIHGVVNGTYNSPFFVSRFRECLFRYSSLFDMLDANVPRHNQDRITLEREMYGMPILNVIACEGLDRVERPETYRQWEIRTLRAGFKQLPLNQEILKEVRAKIKSSYHKDFFIDKADKWMIYGWRGRALFAISSWKPA